The Pyrus communis chromosome 14, drPyrComm1.1, whole genome shotgun sequence sequence AAATGAGGTGAACAGAGACTAAATGAGACAAAAATTACTATTTCATGGAACAAAGTGTGACGAAACTAGTTTCACGGAGTAAAGTAAGACTAAAAGATAATTTCAAATGGCAGATCAATTAATAAGCCATAAgcaaataaagaaataattagATAGGTGAGGTTATGCAAATATCGTCTTAAACAATcatgtaaaaagaaaataaaaaaaacatatattgaTATTTGAAGGGCAGCCTTGGTGGGGAGCTTAGGCACGCAATTACATTTCTTAGCAAATTTTTCGTGAGTttagcaagaaaaaaaaattgtttgggtAGGAGAACTCGTAGGGTTCGGTAATTCTTATGCGCTTAGTATTTCTTGGTCTCAAGTCATAGACTTGTATAGATATTGTTGGAATAATTAGGGTTTACTTGCTaaattaaatcatataaaaaattaagaaataattcatacatttatatatcaaaataatgcatgcacatgaataactaatgttaaatgaacatgacataatggattagaaaaacttAGAAATTAATACAGTTGAGGCAAGTGTTAGATACTCTGTTCTTAACACAAGTTTATGCCCCACTACGGTGCTCATGGTTGATCGGCGCTTTTCCTCCAAGATACAGCGACTACatccttgtaatagtagcatTCCAAATGACAAGGCTCCATGACCACGATTGTGTTAAAAACTCTCATATGGACTCAATGAGATTTTCTAATATTTAGTGCACTctatgtatgattatgtaaaaTAATGAAAAGTTATATTATGTTTACAAGCAATAGTTCTCGTTTCCCCCTACTCTTTGGCCGCGGATCAGTCCGAGCTAAGTGGGTCGGTACGTTTGTAGATTTtttttaggggtgtgctatccacacaccccattttacttttcacactccccttgataatttatgtccgttgatcttcttcaattcatccgatccgacagtcgaaaattaaaaaggtgtgtgaaaagtaaaatggggtgtgtggatatcacaccccttttttttaattccgCCTTTCTTCTTAATTCAGTCCAACATCAATCTATCTCTAGCATAGCTATCAACACAAGCAATATTCGATTAAATTAAGGTCTTTAAAAGGTATCAATTGATGTCACTCAATACTACAATCTGATTGTATTCTTCtctatttgtaagtgagaggtcttaggttcaaatctcgtgaatggcgaattcgataaTAAATTAGGTTGCCTATTGTGTGGCTGAATCGAACTCCccatccccttagtgtaaaatatattgttgtaaaaaaatataaataaaaaaaaataaaaaataaaaagtatcaATTGACAACAACTAGGTGTTGCTTCATCTTTGCTCATTTGGCTACACATTTTTTTACACTTATTTTGTAATGCTCATttcgtaatatattttaataatccGATATAGGTCTTTGCTAAAAAATCATGTCTATAAAAAATGTCTATTCGTCTATTTGTTTcattacaaatgaatgtcttaaaaGTTTTTAGACTTGTCTTATTTTTCGCAAAGATATAtattaatgaataatgaattaaaatataaatggtCTTAAAAGTTTCTAGACTTGTCTTATTTTTCATTGGTATGACTCAATATAAGCATAAGATGGGCTGACTAAGTATTACgttacaaaattaaagtttagctTGACAATTATACTGGTAAGGACCAAAATGGCATGACgagaaaaataagaattttaaaACTTTTCTGGGTAGAAATAGAGGTTTTATTGGATTAAGATAGAAGCACTCGGCAATGGTTTATTGAACCGTTACATAAATCCAATAGAAGCACTCGGCAATGGTTTATTGAACCGTTACATAAATCCAATAGAAGCACTCGGCAATGGTTTACTGAACCGTTACATAACTTTgtcagttttttctttctttccttgttTTCAGAAACTTTGTCAGTTAAAGCTAACGTTACCAGCATATTATATTTGGTAACTTTAGGATTTAAATCTTACGAACTTGGAAAGAAATTGATATTGTACAAATATAGCATCGAATCCTCTCGGATATATATAGATCGAGGAAACTGTTAAAAAAACCTACCACCACCATGGATTCTGGCTCCCTCCTAGCTTGAGTTGTTTGTATTTCACTACTATTACTGAAACTAGTTAACTAATTAATCCAGTCTTTTTCTTGATCGGTTGCAATTATCTTGGCTCTCAACCCACTAGTCACGCCAGTGGTTTTTTGAGAGTAAGgtttgtgtatgtgtgtgtgtgtgtgtgtgtgtgtgtgtgtattaaatGCAATAGTTCTCATTgtctctgcattttttttttgttaatctttTTCGATTGACATTGTCTCTGCATATTGGTTATTTTCTTCTCGAATTCCATATAACCATACAAATATGGCTTCCAGTGGACTACAAGTTGTTTCCGATATGAAGGTTCAGAACGCCAACACACGCAAAGGAGATGCCAACAATTCCCAATCCCAGGTTGgcttttgtcttcttttttctttttcatctttGTATATCTAACCTTTTTCTTTAATACTTTTTATTCCTTTATTTTGTAAACACTTTATTTTAGATTCAATTTCTTTATCAAATAGACACGAAATTACAATTGGAAATTATGAAGTGATTAGGGTAAAGATTAATGAGTGATTACTTGTTTTTGAgattaaaaatgattaaatagACAATTTTAGTCAATAATTACAATTTAACTTTACGAATTAACTACAATTGttacatgtatttaatacagTCACCATCTTACAGTTAGTTATAATTTATGTgaataaatatatgtatttattacaATAATCATCTGACTATCGATATagtaattgtattaaatacatataagtaTTGTAGCCAAATCCCTGACTTTGATTTAATTTGATCTATGCAAATTTATAGTTTTTAAGCAGCATTTACAACAATGTATGAgaataattttgttaatttagcATGAAAATTACTCAAGTACTATTACAATGAGCATTTTCATAAATACTAAATATTTATTGTGTTTGAAAAATGataataagaaaatgaaaactaatctATCATAAGAGGGctaatcaattcaaattaaaaacaaatgaagcaATTACCACAACCCTAATTTTGCTTAGACTAACACAATTGGGCCTACTGGTACTGACCCCTCGCAGAAGTAGAAGAAAGAGAAATCATCCTTCTGCTCGATTTGAGGATAAATTATAGGGTCAAAACATTCAGCTCTTTAGTCTAAGGTGGGAATAGATCCGAACAGAGGATCAGCATTTGTCGATCAAGTTTAGAAAGGGAAGTGACGGAAGTCTGCTTGCAGAGAGCCAAAAAGGAGATGGAATATTAAGTAAAGTCATTTTTACAGTATTTTCAGTTTAACTTTAAGCTAAATTCTCTTTCATTTTGTTTAGATTTAGCTAGCAACTATTCATCAAGTGAATTTAGCATTTGAGATAGCTAGGTTGTTGAAGTTTGATATGAGAGTTTTTAGGCTAAAGTAGGCCAGTTTGTTGGAAATACTTTAATTctttatcaaatttttttttctagtttttattttatcaatttggtcatcgtgtttttattttattttatttaagcaACGATATATTCATAAGTCAAAAGAAACAACAGGTAAGCTAGCCAAGAAAACCACACGCACCGACAAGCAAACGAAGCTACCCATCGTCTTGGTCGccgtgtttgtttttgttaataatGCAAGGataatatttcatttttctttaattaactacaaatgaaaactaaaatttgaTAAACCCATAAAATTACTcagtattttaaaaaattgtctTTTAAGCTAATTAAAATATTACTCAGTATTTAAAATTGTCTTTTAAGCTAATTAAGGAGCAATGTCACATCACCCCCAACTTGGTGCACATGGAAAATTCTTTAGGGAAcacaattaaaacttaaaagagcTAGCTCGCCATTATGCCACTCCAAAATGCACTACTATATCATCATACTTTTTTGTCACTCTTCTAAAAACAACTTTCTTTCCCTCTGATTTTCTCCCTCCTCCCTCTATATATACTCCACCATTTACCAACTCCACCCTTCACCCTCACATCACACTTATAAATCTTAAACACCAATACTACTTCTCACTCATCATATTCTTAATTTCTTATGGCTCCCAAGGGAAATAACGTTGTAGTTTCTAGTATAAAGCTCGAGAAGATATTTAGCATGAAAGGAGGCAAAGGAGAGTCCAGCTATGCCAACAATTCCCAAGCTCAGGTAATTAGCTAgtccattcaattaatttattttatttatgtatttaacACTTAATATGTTTCAGTATTTGTTATTATCCAAATAATTGtggtttaattaaattttcagGCCATACATGCAAGATCTATGCTTCACCTGCTAAAAGAAACCCTAGACAGTGTGCAACTGAGCTCCCCTGAAGTGCCATTTGTGGTTGTGGACCTTGGATGCTCAAGCGGAAGCAACACCATCTACATAATAGATGTGATCATCAAACACATGACCAAGCGCTATGAGGACTTGGGATGTGACCCCCCTGAGTTCTCGGCATTTTTCTCTGATCTCCCCAGCAATGACTTCAACACCCTCTTCCAGCTCATCCCTCCTATGGCCAACCACGGCGGTAGCATGGAGGAGACCCTCGCTGCCGACAACCACCGCTCCTACTTTGCTGCTGGCGTCCCTGGCTCATTTTACCGGCGGCTCTTCCCGTCGAGGTCCATTGACCTTTTTCACTCAGCGTTCTCCTTGCATTGGCTCTCTCAGGTAATTAAGTAACTAAGTAGCTAGTAATCTTTTTTAGTTACCTAATTACATGGGATTTTTTAATAGTATAACGTAGTATGTACAAAATTCTAGGTTGGTGAtgacaaatatgaaaaaccaaTTAATACTCGTATGTTTCCAAGGAAAATATGCTACATCCACActagtgcaaaaaaaaaaaaaaaaaaaaaaaaaaaaaaaaaaaggaagaagaagaagaagcttaaAAAtaggcaaagaaagaaaaactataCGATTTTCTTGCCGATTTTGAATAGGTCAAAAAGTTAAATGCCATGAATTATGGTCTCGAGGGTTAAAAGGAACTGTTTATAAAAGACAATTATGTGTGGATGTTCGTCCTCTtaaaatgtctttttttttttttttttttttttttttaacaaacaatattatctacattaaagagGAAAATGATCTCTGAACTGATGTCAGATAATGGCAAAAAGTTAAGATATACGTCGATACCATAAAGGGAAACCTTTGTTTAATTATATGCTATTCAACTTAGTTATCTGACTATAGGATTTTAGTACCCTTTTGTTTATATGCTATTCAACTCTATTAGTTATCTGACTAGGATTTTAGTACTACGTATATTTAtacaaatttagaattttttaacttattcgttttcatctcaaattcttcgtttttatgtttgattgTTATCGTATTCTACACGCAATCGAGTGTGTACGTTCCATATAGTATTACCCTTGAATTAGACAGATGTTGAAATTATATGTGTACACTCTTTTTAAATTGAACTTTATGTTTAAAACCTTAATTACACTTAGCTAGATTGGCTAATCAATTTTCAAGGCTCGATTAAATTAACCCATGTCTTGGTATTTAATTGGAAACAAGAGCTTCTAAATCATTACATTCAAGTCGTTCAAGAGCAATTTAGTAAGTTATATAGCTACATACTTTTCCCGAGTACTCAAGTGGCTAGAGTAActattcgaccaaaaaaaaaagtagctaGCTAGTAACTGAGAATTAAAGGGTAGTAATACTCACACACTTACTTTTACTCTCACATCTCTCTTCATTCGGTTATCAGATTAAatgaattataaaaaattaataacaaaaataataaaaatatgctAAAGATAAAGATAAATGTGAATAACACTATAGCTAAATTACATTGAATGCAATGACTAAAAAGTCATATGACTTGGaccaaaaaatcaaacaaaggtGGGTGAGCCTGGTCAAATGTCTTGAAGAATTTAAGCAACATGGCTCATGATGCATGCTTTTTTACAAAATGCTTGGGATTTTCAACAACTATTGAATAATCTTGTTGTgtagttaaaattcaaaaggTATACATGTAGTTAATTAATATATCTACGTTAGTTGAGTGACTAGACTTACACTCTCTTTGATATCaatcatttttctaaaaaaagtaAGAGTAGAAAAAATCATAAGAGAAGCAAGGTCTACAAACTGCAGCTTCTTCTGCTAATGTTTCTATGGCTGGCATGATTACGTCTGAGCCTTAGCAGGCTTCCAAGTCCATATCTAGACATTGAACATATCGAGAAAAGAATTATATATGACTGTTAGATAGTGAATTTATTAAGTAAATACATGTATCGTAATTAAGCCCTTATAAAGATGAACATGTAAAATTCTTGTAGCTCAAATAGTTAACAATATGTACTATTTATATATTCaaggttttaagtttgatttttcttctctttcaatACCGCTCATAAGAAGCAAAACTTTGACACCTCTAGATTAACAATAATAATGTCTTGTGCGGGGACCCAGGTGCCAGAGAGTGTGCTGGACAAAAGATCAGCAGCCTACAACAAAGGAAGGGTGTTTATCCATGGTGCGAATGAGAGCACAGTCACTGCATACAAGAAGCAGTTTCAGACAGACTTGGCAAGCTTTCTCAGGTCGAGAGCCAAGGAGCTCAAGAAAGGAGGCTCCATGTTTCTTGTTTGCTTGGGTAGGACCTCAGTAGACCCTACTGACCAAAGTGGCCCAGGCCTTCTCTTTGGGACTCACTTTCAGGATGCTTGGGATGATCTTGTCCAAGAGGTAATCATATACATAGTTATATATGTCACaagaaaaaaacattatatGATAATGTTTGTTTTGTGTGCAATGTGCATGCATAATACCATATAGGGTTATCGACCTAAGTAACTATCTTTTTTTGTCACATTATATTTAATTGGCAGACCAAAAAGCAAAAGAGaaattaaacaccaaaaaacaaataaacaaataagcaAACGAGAAAGGAGATCTGCATGATTAGATTAGGTGTCATTGGTTTCACAAGACATTTATTATGAATTTTCACTGGTCATGATTAAGTCGGGGTGATTCTAGCCGTTGGATGCTAACCCTAAAACTGATCTGGCCCTTCCATTTGTAGATTAGTTCTGTCGACATAATAATAACTATATATTATTGGCTGCCGGGTGGTCCATATTATTGACCAATGGATGAATAAGATGGGTtgtttttttaaaaccaaagtCATCATTTCTTGTATCTCAGGACAAAGGGCATTTGGATAAGTCAGGTGATCAGTGTTCATCAAAAtaaagatatttgaaaattaaaaattaaaaaataataaaaacccaATATTACTTGTACGTATATGATCGCTTAAAAAGTGGTTAACTTATTATTGCAAAATCTTTCATTGTAGGTATTTTTATATACACTATAACTTTATTCTCCGTTTCATTATGAATCCGTCTTaaattaaccatgaaatgaaTTAATTGGAAAATCAAAGCATACAGAATCTGTCTCAACGAAGACTATCTCAATTTTTGCAGGGACTTATCACTAGTGAGAAACGTGACAGTTTCAACATTCCTGTGTATGCATCAAGTTTACAAGACTTCAAGGAGGTAGTAGAGGCTGATGGCTCATTCACCATAAACAAGCTCGAGATTTTCAAAGGAGGAAGCCCCCTTGTTGTGAGCCAACCCGATGATGCCGCTGAAGTCGGTCGAGCCCTTGCCAACAGTTGTAGGAGCGTGGCCGGAGTCCTCATCGATGCACACATCGGTGACCACCTCGGCAATGAATTGTTCTCAAGGGTGGAGAAAAGGGGCACAAGCCAAGCCAAAGAGCTACTGGAGAAGTTACAATTCTTTCACATAGTGGCCTCCCTTTCTCTAGCTTAATTAGGGAGTgtgccctttttcttttctttctttcgtgTGCTTGTGTTGTGTTGTTAATGTTATTATTAACTGTGGTAGTAACCTTTATTAATATGCCTATGAGGCGTTGTGACTTTGTGTTCCTTTGAAATGGATTAAgtaaatgaaactttagtacaAAGTTACAAATCCCTTTTACTTTAATCTCCTTTTAGGCATGTTATTGTGCCTAGTATCATGTGATAGTTGTATGAGTGAGGAGTTTCAAATTCTACCTAACACCTTTTGGCTTTTTggaatgttattttatttagaTACCTCTACTTTTCACTCTTTCTTAACTgcaatttaattgtttttaaacaACGTTGCTGGGTTGTGAGCAATGGTAGTTATTTCAGTTGCTAACTAAACAAAGGTGTTCTTCTTTTCAAAAGTTTTGAATTACTTGCTAGTTTTTTATTCGTGTAGGCTGCCTTGTTAATTATTTGGTATCAGTTCTTAACCAGATAATTATTCTCACTAAGAGCATCTAGTGATCCTCAATGCTAATTCAAATAGTAATCCAACAACTTTCTGTAACACACATGGTAATTACTTGAGcaaaatacattatttttcttgttcattttagattattaattaaaaatagttGATTTATTATAGCTTAACTTCATAAATGTACATTATTTTGAATGTACATAATTAGTTGTTAGATAACATGTGCTGATAAATGACTTATCTGGAAAACCCTTATAATTAAGAACAGACTGCAATAGTTTGGGTCCAATAGTGATGGCGAGGAGTAGGGTGATGGGTCCATTGTAAATGGTAAGTGTGATGGAAACTCTTACATATTTTTCACCCTCCCTTTATGAAAATCTACAATTTTCAAATGACCCAAGAACAAGCAGCAAGCAAgctgtatatatatacacacgtacacaaatatatatatatgtgtgtgtgtgtgtgtgaactGTATCTAATACATTACTAAATTCCCCTCTTCACAACCATCTTGATGATCAGGTGAACAGAAAATGAATATATCGGCCTCTTCTGGTAGTTTAAAGCTGACCCTTTTCTTTACCTTTCCACTACTTTCACTTCTGCACAAACAAGGATCATGGGCATCACTTTTTCCACTTTCATCAGTCAACAGCTTCAGCAAAGAAAAACTGTCCCTAGAATTGGAGGTAACATCATCTGAATCCTCTCCACCTAAAGATGGATAAACCCAATTCCCTCCAGAACCATAGTATTCCCCTTCACTGTTGTTACAAACCCTACTATAAATATCGTCTTTTCGGCACGGCGATGATGCTAAGAACCACTCTTCCAAAATGAGCTCCTCCTTCTTAACCGCTGTCAtctgctgcttcttcttcttcttcgtctgctCGTTATTGGACTGCTCCAATTTTTCCCACAGGTTCTTGTTTCGTCCACAGAAGCATTTTGGCTTCAAAGACTCAATAACTGATGATATGAGGCTTACATGTTCTTCCTTTACCGTAGACAATGGCAATCTCTCAGGGCTTGGAAACTGGGCAAAGCAATAGTAATAATTGACACCCATTTCTTTATTATTCTTTCACATTAGGAGCCACAAAATAGTGCTCATAGATGGAAGACAATATTTACTTTTGATATATGGTGTACAGCATACATATGAGTATACTTTCGTGCATATTTATTCTG is a genomic window containing:
- the LOC137714083 gene encoding indole-3-acetate O-methyltransferase 1-like, which encodes MAPKGNNVVVSSIKLEKIFSMKGGKGESSYANNSQAQAIHARSMLHLLKETLDSVQLSSPEVPFVVVDLGCSSGSNTIYIIDVIIKHMTKRYEDLGCDPPEFSAFFSDLPSNDFNTLFQLIPPMANHGGSMEETLAADNHRSYFAAGVPGSFYRRLFPSRSIDLFHSAFSLHWLSQVPESVLDKRSAAYNKGRVFIHGANESTVTAYKKQFQTDLASFLRSRAKELKKGGSMFLVCLGRTSVDPTDQSGPGLLFGTHFQDAWDDLVQEGLITSEKRDSFNIPVYASSLQDFKEVVEADGSFTINKLEIFKGGSPLVVSQPDDAAEVGRALANSCRSVAGVLIDAHIGDHLGNELFSRVEKRGTSQAKELLEKLQFFHIVASLSLA